From a region of the Roseivirga sp. 4D4 genome:
- a CDS encoding PadR family transcriptional regulator, whose product MKKHKLGEFQELVLMSVVILKEDAYGNEIDRYLESCLNERQSMGAIQTALKRMEEKGFLTSKWGEVTQKRGGKRKRIYAATPLGQKVLREMRDLRTRMWNEMPDLEIGSLS is encoded by the coding sequence ATGAAGAAGCATAAACTTGGTGAGTTCCAAGAGCTAGTCCTTATGAGTGTGGTCATCTTAAAGGAAGATGCTTATGGAAACGAAATCGATCGCTATTTGGAGAGTTGCCTCAATGAGCGACAAAGTATGGGCGCTATACAGACCGCTCTGAAACGCATGGAGGAGAAAGGTTTTCTCACTTCTAAATGGGGAGAAGTAACCCAAAAAAGAGGCGGCAAACGCAAACGCATTTATGCGGCTACACCCTTAGGTCAAAAGGTGCTTAGAGAAATGAGAGACCTGCGCACACGCATGTGGAACGAAATGCCGGATTTGGAAATTGGCAGTCTCTCATGA
- a CDS encoding universal stress protein, translated as MKNIVVPIDFTKQSVTALENAIHMAERLEMGIILMHSLELPAGFSTSPVVGANYQNLHVQRDAAQERLHDLIKEVAIDSNMNCTTKVTYGNLSHAIKRITEEHEIGLVVMASSGKSGFLENLTGSQSYNVAKHVDCPVVVLPEEAKIMSMKHIALAGDYSEAYDPSVFEQLINIAKHFFSHIHVVHVADEAALEDEQIDIAKSLHLYLKDVSHSFHFKSYDQVKDGLIDFCVQNQVDLLAMVPRQHGLLDWFMQSSTTKELIEDMPLPLMMLQD; from the coding sequence ATGAAAAATATCGTAGTACCTATAGATTTTACAAAGCAATCAGTAACAGCTCTTGAGAATGCCATTCACATGGCAGAACGCCTTGAGATGGGTATCATTTTGATGCACTCGTTAGAGCTACCAGCAGGATTTTCAACTTCTCCAGTCGTTGGGGCCAATTATCAAAACCTACATGTCCAACGTGATGCTGCCCAAGAGAGGCTCCATGATTTGATTAAGGAAGTTGCCATTGATTCCAATATGAATTGCACAACTAAAGTCACTTATGGTAATCTTTCACATGCCATCAAGCGCATCACAGAGGAGCATGAAATAGGATTAGTGGTGATGGCATCTTCTGGAAAAAGTGGTTTTTTGGAAAACCTAACTGGCTCTCAGAGTTATAATGTTGCCAAACACGTTGACTGTCCAGTTGTGGTACTGCCAGAAGAGGCAAAGATAATGAGTATGAAACACATTGCATTGGCTGGTGATTACTCTGAGGCTTATGATCCATCGGTATTTGAACAACTCATTAATATTGCCAAACACTTCTTCTCACACATTCACGTAGTGCACGTGGCGGATGAAGCCGCTTTGGAAGATGAGCAAATCGATATTGCCAAAAGTCTGCATTTGTACCTAAAGGATGTTTCGCACAGCTTCCATTTCAAATCGTATGACCAAGTCAAGGATGGTTTAATTGACTTCTGTGTTCAGAATCAGGTGGATCTACTAGCAATGGTGCCAAGACAGCATGGCTTGCTGGATTGGTTTATGCAGAGTAGTACGACCAAAGAGCTGATCGAAGATATGCCGCTCCCACTCATGATGTTACAGGATTAA
- a CDS encoding YSC84-related protein has protein sequence MRNILQSTLIALTLLLSQGAFAQDGFDRGKVNEAIAEFQEVDPKINRFFETSYGYAVFPSIGKGAIGIGGAAGKGLVFKNGAVQGGSKMKQVTIGFQFGGKSYGEVIFFENADAYNRFISNEFQFAAQASAVALKSGISADAKYTDGVAVFTLANGGLMYEASIGGQKFKFVPASEL, from the coding sequence ATGAGAAACATATTACAATCAACACTTATAGCACTCACCCTACTTTTGAGCCAAGGAGCTTTCGCACAAGATGGCTTCGATAGAGGCAAGGTGAATGAAGCAATTGCTGAATTTCAAGAAGTAGATCCAAAGATTAATCGATTTTTCGAGACATCGTATGGTTATGCAGTATTCCCTTCTATAGGGAAAGGTGCTATCGGTATCGGTGGTGCTGCTGGAAAAGGATTGGTCTTTAAGAACGGTGCCGTTCAAGGCGGATCTAAAATGAAACAAGTAACTATCGGTTTTCAGTTTGGAGGCAAATCCTACGGAGAGGTAATCTTCTTTGAGAATGCTGACGCATACAACCGATTTATCAGTAACGAATTTCAGTTTGCTGCTCAGGCTTCTGCAGTAGCATTGAAATCAGGAATTTCAGCTGACGCTAAATACACTGACGGAGTAGCCGTATTCACTTTAGCCAACGGTGGCCTGATGTATGAGGCATCGATCGGTGGACAGAAGTTCAAATTTGTACCCGCCAGCGAGCTATAA
- a CDS encoding ABC transporter permease, producing MTKNPNHHPPQWPIWLLRKFLRPQYAEEIEGDLEERFLDDIQRYSAKKAKRQFVWQVVKLMRPALIKMIGGTQQLNNIGMLKNNFKTILRIIAREKMYTGINVIGLTAGISVALLILFYVHFELSYESYNPKADRIARITTDYMDGGALIDQDAESYHLLGPMMKEEFPEVEEFTRAFRMSESVLKVDESTFRASRIFAVDPSFLSLFGYPLIQGNPNTALKSQRDMILTESAALRYFGTTDIVGKTMWASVIGGDLKVVGIVKDSPANSHLKFDMLFSYVTMKETLAKRDSPWNSNDTFSYLLLTSADQFDTFNQSVQRLSDRLVKEDKIENERVIAQRMQDIHLYSHKSYELEANGNATIVYFLLSVALLVITIAIVNYINLATAKSMDRAKEVGIRKVIGSTSNQLKVRFFIESLVINGLSAILSLITLYLLLPDFKATAGLPMTFSLFDNGLFWAVFTGLILFSTLVAGSFPAFILSSFKPVAVLKGRFSHSSRGILLRKGLVVFQFAIAIFLLIQTSTSSRQLDHMQSKDLGLNSEQVVVVSAPPTTPEIANFKLFRNELLDNSSFKSVALSTTVPGQPTSMMGSTTGINLVNAVEEHNFNFFLYFIDSRFIPTMEFELLAGENFREDASEREVVVNEEAVKLWGISDPKDAINQKIDLWGNEHTIIGVLKNFHQTGVKGGYIPMIFRHNNFGGFVSIRTEAGDITTQLAEIESLYDTHFDSPFEFFFLDQKFDEHFKSDQQFQTVFSVLSIFALLITCLGLLGLSSFTVAKRKKEIGIRKVLGASVSQIITLISRDFIWLIGIASMIALPITYYIVGSWLNSYSYRIDITFWLFAGPAILVFLVAITTIFSRTLSISKMNPVNSLRDE from the coding sequence ATGACGAAAAACCCCAATCACCATCCGCCACAATGGCCTATATGGTTACTGCGAAAATTCCTAAGGCCTCAGTATGCCGAAGAAATCGAGGGTGATTTAGAGGAGAGATTTCTAGACGATATCCAACGATACTCTGCTAAAAAAGCCAAAAGACAATTTGTATGGCAGGTGGTCAAGCTTATGCGTCCTGCCTTGATCAAAATGATTGGCGGAACTCAACAATTAAACAACATTGGAATGCTCAAAAACAACTTTAAAACCATTTTAAGAATCATTGCTCGTGAGAAAATGTACACGGGCATTAACGTTATCGGTCTAACGGCAGGCATCTCTGTGGCACTCTTAATTCTATTCTACGTCCATTTTGAATTGAGCTATGAAAGCTATAATCCAAAAGCAGACCGCATAGCCCGCATTACCACCGACTATATGGATGGCGGAGCCTTAATAGATCAAGATGCAGAATCTTATCATTTGCTCGGTCCAATGATGAAGGAAGAATTCCCCGAGGTCGAAGAATTCACTAGGGCCTTCCGCATGTCCGAGTCAGTTCTCAAGGTTGATGAATCGACCTTTAGAGCCTCCAGAATCTTTGCCGTGGACCCAAGTTTTTTGAGCCTTTTTGGATATCCATTGATTCAAGGAAATCCTAATACGGCCTTAAAAAGCCAACGAGATATGATACTCACCGAATCCGCGGCTTTGAGGTACTTCGGCACAACAGACATTGTAGGAAAAACCATGTGGGCCTCCGTTATCGGTGGAGATTTAAAAGTAGTAGGTATCGTCAAAGACAGCCCAGCCAATTCACACTTGAAATTCGACATGCTCTTCTCTTATGTTACCATGAAGGAGACATTGGCCAAACGTGATAGTCCATGGAATAGCAACGATACATTCTCTTATCTTCTACTTACGAGTGCCGATCAGTTCGACACATTTAATCAATCAGTCCAACGACTTTCTGATCGTTTAGTGAAAGAAGATAAAATAGAAAACGAGCGTGTAATCGCTCAGAGAATGCAGGACATTCATTTATACTCTCACAAGTCCTATGAGCTGGAAGCAAACGGTAATGCTACAATCGTCTATTTTCTATTGTCCGTGGCACTATTGGTAATTACGATTGCGATAGTAAACTATATCAACCTTGCTACTGCCAAGTCTATGGATAGAGCCAAAGAAGTCGGCATTCGGAAGGTAATCGGCTCTACTAGTAATCAATTAAAAGTCCGGTTTTTCATTGAGTCATTGGTGATCAATGGCCTCTCAGCTATTCTTTCATTGATTACCCTATATCTCTTATTGCCAGATTTTAAAGCAACGGCCGGTTTGCCAATGACCTTTTCCTTGTTTGACAACGGTCTTTTTTGGGCTGTCTTTACAGGACTAATTCTTTTCAGCACCTTGGTAGCTGGGAGTTTCCCAGCCTTTATTTTGTCCTCCTTCAAGCCCGTGGCGGTATTAAAAGGAAGGTTTTCTCACTCAAGTCGGGGCATCTTACTAAGAAAAGGGTTAGTCGTTTTTCAATTCGCCATTGCCATTTTTCTCTTGATACAAACCTCAACATCTTCCCGACAATTGGATCATATGCAGTCCAAAGATCTGGGGCTGAATTCAGAGCAAGTCGTGGTTGTATCCGCCCCTCCAACAACTCCGGAAATAGCAAATTTCAAGCTTTTCAGAAACGAACTTTTGGATAATAGTTCATTCAAATCTGTGGCCTTGTCGACCACTGTACCTGGCCAGCCCACTAGTATGATGGGCAGTACAACAGGTATCAACCTAGTGAATGCGGTAGAAGAACACAACTTCAATTTCTTCCTCTATTTCATAGATAGTCGCTTTATACCCACCATGGAATTTGAGCTATTAGCAGGTGAAAATTTCAGAGAGGATGCCAGCGAAAGAGAAGTAGTAGTAAATGAAGAAGCGGTTAAACTTTGGGGAATTTCGGATCCCAAAGATGCGATTAATCAGAAAATAGATCTTTGGGGAAATGAGCATACAATCATTGGGGTATTAAAGAATTTCCATCAAACAGGAGTCAAAGGAGGCTATATCCCCATGATATTTCGTCATAATAATTTCGGTGGTTTTGTCAGTATTAGAACAGAAGCTGGAGACATCACCACTCAACTAGCCGAAATTGAATCGCTATATGACACCCACTTCGATAGCCCTTTTGAGTTCTTCTTTTTGGATCAAAAGTTTGACGAGCACTTCAAGTCTGATCAGCAATTTCAAACAGTTTTTAGCGTCCTGAGCATTTTTGCTTTGCTCATTACTTGCCTTGGTCTACTGGGCCTCTCCTCTTTTACCGTTGCCAAACGCAAGAAAGAAATTGGGATTCGCAAAGTGCTTGGAGCAAGTGTCAGTCAGATCATTACACTCATCTCTCGGGACTTCATTTGGCTAATTGGTATTGCCTCTATGATTGCCTTACCTATCACTTATTACATTGTCGGAAGTTGGCTCAATAGCTATAGCTATCGCATTGACATTACTTTCTGGCTCTTTGCGGGACCAGCGATCCTCGTCTTTCTAGTAGCTATCACTACGATCTTCTCCCGAACACTGAGTATTTCGAAGATGAATCCAGTAAACTCTTTGAGAGATGAATAA
- a CDS encoding PRC-barrel domain-containing protein, with protein sequence MKNDNRLMTVEDLSNSYVVNAAHESIGSIKDIVVDVNQDKVAYAILSVSHTLGLGSKELPIPLACFKLDTREENKVILDVDKDRLLEAPAIDPTDWKDFNHIDLLMKVYAFYGVKPYVNQMQSNEPGENSDASSVTPNTFEEASFKTNKFDNHSNSIRDRHQSKHGFGS encoded by the coding sequence ATGAAAAATGACAATAGATTAATGACAGTAGAAGACCTTTCGAATAGTTATGTGGTGAATGCCGCACACGAATCGATCGGCTCAATTAAAGACATTGTAGTAGATGTCAATCAAGATAAAGTAGCATACGCGATTCTTAGCGTAAGCCATACATTGGGACTTGGCAGCAAGGAATTACCTATTCCACTAGCCTGCTTTAAGCTCGATACCAGAGAGGAAAATAAAGTAATTCTCGATGTAGATAAAGACCGTTTATTAGAAGCACCAGCGATCGACCCAACAGATTGGAAGGACTTTAACCATATTGATTTACTAATGAAGGTGTATGCCTTTTACGGGGTGAAACCTTATGTGAATCAAATGCAGTCAAACGAGCCTGGTGAAAACTCGGATGCTTCATCTGTAACACCGAATACATTTGAAGAGGCTAGTTTTAAAACGAATAAGTTTGACAATCATAGCAATTCTATTCGCGACAGGCATCAGTCAAAACATGGATTTGGTTCGTAA
- a CDS encoding DUF6268 family outer membrane beta-barrel protein produces the protein MKRYIKTILLIFCCSVNAMAQGGYQRANDTIPSATVPGMPLPKGMEFNYQRLSGADLRSIPISGGFVGDEATIDGVSSFQFQLKIPIILKPKTTLLFGIDYQERRYNFEQPSQLESSLLKQIEKVTLKSREMTFYYNTALDKKHFLSARMDLALNGNLSNIDDNRFTSFIRYSVAAMYGWNPHKNLAHGVGLYLNYTLGRPSIYPVFLWNKKLNDKWGIEAKLPANFKFRRDFNDKSRLYMGYAIDGGSYVINGKFEPLSNFETAELRRSDIALEVNYERELYDFVWLKAGVGYSYNINLRVSEENSFNNDSLVKNEVDPSLLFNFSLFVVPTEGLKKLLGFNNK, from the coding sequence ATGAAAAGATATATAAAAACCATATTACTCATATTCTGCTGTAGTGTTAATGCCATGGCCCAAGGGGGTTATCAACGCGCTAACGATACTATTCCGTCAGCAACCGTACCTGGCATGCCATTACCGAAAGGAATGGAGTTTAACTATCAAAGGTTATCAGGTGCCGATCTAAGATCAATACCCATATCTGGAGGTTTTGTAGGTGATGAAGCCACCATTGATGGTGTCTCATCCTTTCAGTTTCAGTTGAAAATACCAATCATCCTAAAACCGAAAACAACACTTCTTTTTGGGATTGATTATCAAGAGCGAAGGTACAACTTCGAACAACCATCGCAGTTAGAATCCAGCTTACTTAAGCAGATCGAAAAAGTGACGCTCAAAAGTAGAGAAATGACTTTCTACTATAACACCGCACTGGACAAAAAACACTTCCTTTCCGCAAGGATGGATCTGGCCCTTAACGGTAATCTCTCAAACATTGATGACAACCGATTTACCAGTTTTATCAGATACTCCGTGGCAGCAATGTACGGATGGAATCCACACAAAAATTTAGCTCATGGTGTAGGTCTTTACTTGAACTATACGCTGGGGCGACCAAGCATCTATCCAGTATTTCTATGGAACAAAAAATTAAATGACAAATGGGGAATTGAAGCCAAGCTACCCGCCAATTTCAAATTTCGCAGAGACTTCAATGATAAAAGCCGTCTCTATATGGGCTATGCTATTGACGGAGGATCTTATGTAATCAATGGCAAATTTGAACCCCTCAGCAATTTTGAGACAGCAGAACTAAGGCGGTCTGATATTGCGCTCGAGGTGAACTATGAGCGCGAACTCTATGACTTTGTTTGGCTCAAAGCAGGAGTAGGTTATTCCTATAATATCAACCTGCGTGTGTCAGAAGAAAACAGTTTTAACAATGACAGTTTGGTGAAAAATGAAGTAGATCCAAGCCTACTGTTCAACTTCTCACTCTTTGTGGTACCAACAGAAGGACTCAAGAAGCTCTTAGGCTTCAACAATAAATAA
- a CDS encoding acyltransferase family protein, with protein MEINTTDYQRRYDIDWLRVIAIGLLLIYHIAIGFQSWGGLIGFILSDEPMDSIWIPMSALNVWRIPLLFFVSGMGVAFAMRKRSWSQLMKERGQRILIPYVFGIVAIVPLHFLVWQTHYELPLSYEANPAHLWFLGNILMYVVVLSPFFYYLKRNEGGKFHKLLVSLFKNPLGLLVVIIPFVIESIVINPMSFETYAMNSHGLFIGFLAFFFGYCFIYAGETFTKTLIKWKWVFLTLAFGMYLYRLFNFELMGPNYLKSVESNLWVFAVLGIGFAYLNKPSKALSYLSEAVYPVYIIHMAALYLGSLLIFPLAIPIFAQFILLILFTGISCLLTYELIIKRVKVLRLLFGLKIAKHKKALDK; from the coding sequence ATGGAGATCAATACGACAGACTACCAGAGAAGGTATGATATCGACTGGCTAAGAGTTATTGCCATTGGTCTTCTTCTCATTTACCATATCGCCATTGGCTTTCAATCTTGGGGAGGACTTATTGGTTTTATTTTGAGCGATGAGCCTATGGACTCTATCTGGATACCGATGTCGGCACTCAACGTTTGGCGTATTCCCCTGCTCTTTTTTGTATCGGGAATGGGAGTAGCCTTTGCCATGCGTAAGCGGAGTTGGAGCCAACTCATGAAAGAACGAGGACAGCGCATTCTAATTCCATATGTATTCGGAATTGTCGCCATCGTTCCGCTCCACTTTCTAGTTTGGCAAACTCATTATGAGCTTCCATTGTCTTATGAAGCTAACCCTGCACACCTATGGTTCCTCGGTAATATTTTGATGTATGTGGTGGTTCTTTCGCCTTTCTTCTATTACCTAAAGAGAAATGAGGGCGGTAAGTTTCACAAACTGCTAGTATCACTTTTCAAGAACCCCTTGGGGCTATTGGTGGTAATCATTCCCTTTGTCATTGAATCCATAGTGATTAACCCAATGAGTTTTGAGACCTATGCTATGAACTCTCATGGCCTATTTATCGGGTTTCTCGCTTTTTTCTTTGGGTACTGTTTCATCTATGCTGGAGAAACCTTTACAAAAACGCTTATCAAGTGGAAATGGGTATTCCTTACCCTTGCCTTCGGCATGTACTTATACAGGCTTTTCAATTTCGAGCTAATGGGACCAAACTACCTCAAATCAGTTGAGTCGAATTTATGGGTCTTTGCTGTATTAGGAATTGGCTTTGCCTATTTAAACAAACCGAGCAAAGCATTGAGTTATCTAAGCGAAGCCGTATACCCTGTCTACATCATACACATGGCCGCCTTATACCTTGGCTCATTACTCATTTTTCCATTGGCCATACCAATCTTTGCTCAGTTCATACTGTTGATTCTATTCACGGGGATCAGCTGCCTGCTCACCTATGAGTTGATTATCAAACGAGTTAAGGTATTGCGACTTCTCTTTGGGCTAAAAATAGCGAAGCACAAAAAAGCATTAGACAAGTAA
- a CDS encoding Pycsar system effector family protein — protein MKQSKHIVEQVRSFLIQLYKEREKEQTPFHSIDKTWSLMKAAEKIGSEEGLNDQQCFEVIIAAAFIHTGQWEPGETHLQKAIQDLEDFEKGLDESFDTAPIQSLMKSVEDDSDDKTLQEEVFYDAYYEYLGKKKLIRQLQFKTVEEDAEESVLNALREGYELITNHKYRTEYAIKNLAKRKAKNSQKLLARIQKEEGKEKKAKRKSRKLGRGIETMYRTVYRNHINLSSIADQKANLIIRVNTIILSIIITLGGTGYTFFEEGFFKYSRFTIPVMIFVAGSLAAVIFAILSARPKVTNKEVNKKRLLGKESSILFFGNFTALKKTDFVREMGLFRQNDDRVYDSMSVDIYFLGLVLDKKYKLVTYSYNVFMAGLTLSVLTFMTLFMFFQYS, from the coding sequence ATGAAACAGTCAAAACACATTGTGGAACAAGTCAGGTCTTTCTTGATCCAACTATATAAAGAAAGAGAAAAAGAACAGACACCCTTCCACTCCATTGACAAGACTTGGAGCCTTATGAAGGCTGCAGAGAAAATTGGCTCCGAGGAAGGCCTCAACGACCAACAATGTTTCGAAGTCATTATAGCTGCTGCCTTCATACATACGGGTCAGTGGGAGCCTGGAGAAACTCATTTACAAAAGGCAATTCAAGACTTAGAAGATTTTGAAAAAGGTCTTGATGAAAGTTTTGACACTGCTCCTATACAATCATTAATGAAGTCTGTAGAGGACGATTCGGATGATAAAACTCTCCAAGAAGAAGTGTTTTATGACGCCTACTATGAATACCTAGGAAAGAAAAAACTCATCCGTCAGCTGCAATTTAAGACAGTAGAGGAAGATGCGGAAGAGAGTGTACTCAATGCACTAAGAGAGGGGTATGAATTAATTACGAACCATAAATATAGAACTGAGTATGCCATCAAAAACTTGGCAAAGAGAAAAGCGAAGAATAGCCAGAAGCTTCTGGCGCGAATTCAAAAAGAGGAAGGAAAAGAAAAGAAAGCAAAAAGAAAAAGCAGAAAACTAGGTCGGGGTATCGAGACCATGTACCGCACTGTTTATAGAAACCATATCAATCTGAGTTCTATAGCAGATCAAAAGGCAAACCTGATCATTCGTGTTAACACGATTATTCTTTCCATCATTATCACCCTTGGGGGTACGGGTTATACCTTCTTTGAAGAAGGATTCTTTAAGTACAGCCGATTTACAATACCAGTAATGATTTTTGTAGCAGGTTCTCTTGCTGCGGTAATTTTTGCCATTCTATCTGCAAGACCTAAAGTCACCAATAAAGAGGTGAATAAAAAGCGACTGCTGGGCAAAGAGAGTAGTATTCTATTCTTTGGAAATTTCACTGCTCTCAAGAAAACAGATTTTGTAAGGGAGATGGGCTTATTCAGGCAGAATGATGATAGGGTGTATGATAGCATGTCTGTGGACATCTATTTCCTCGGTCTTGTACTTGATAAAAAGTACAAGCTGGTGACTTACTCTTACAATGTTTTTATGGCTGGACTAACATTGAGTGTACTGACATTCATGACCCTCTTCATGTTTTTTCAATACAGCTAA
- a CDS encoding BamA/TamA family outer membrane protein, which produces MQHYKIFVLLIIINVSATPALAQNVKQLKPDSTATAAANVNFSNGAIGKFFMGKHYRKEWITPITAPVFDVNSYKGGLEILKLGGGFQTKSVRLQDSNGIQYNLRTVDKFPGDKLPSAFRGTWVDNALKDQISTAHPYGFLAVPVLADAVGVYHTKPKLVYVPKSAPLGDFAKAYGDKPFMIEIRPDEDLSGFDRFGNSENIVGTDKMYEHIIEDNDNEVDQKSFAKTRLLDVLIGDWDRHNDQWRWAEYEKEDKGSIFRAVPRDRDQVFVKMEGLIPRIVTSRFFIRRMTHFGYEIGDLKGFNWAARDLDHNFLNELTLDDWVETAQYIQDQLPDEVIEKAINQLPKEVKDISGDQIVSKLKARRNDLVKYATELYYNLSREVRIFGSDKHERFLVERLDDQRTKVTVFKTEKDGDLEQKLYERTFFSNETEEIQLYGLDGQDDFRISGQVNSGIKVRIVGGPDEDIFNDESQVKGMSKKTIIYDNTSDRDNIESSAETRIKSSQKDWINEFNRDYYDIDYLGPRVSFEFNPDDGLFLGAGIYWEDQGFRRNPGSDHLLDFNFATRTSGFNIGYEGNIYSALGHNWDIAIRADGNNDKFAFNYFGQGNSTKNVRDIDFYRVQLAQINFSTQIVKRVSRAFSLGFGPAYRSVRVNDEPNTILGEPTINPELVSTETKHMFGAKFFTDFTLKDHPVHPSKGISWRNEFAYWNEIDGNDIDFGRVSSELSLYYTPEWSFRMTIASRTGVSTNVGNYLFYQSNFLGGQENLRGFRRTRFAGKGSVYQNTEIRLSLVNIHSVILNGDFGLIGFIDHGKVWADDVSESNNWQRTYGPGAYLHFYERLVFSAHYGINETSDDNTLLVRAGFLF; this is translated from the coding sequence ATGCAACACTATAAAATTTTTGTCCTACTTATTATTATAAATGTCAGCGCGACACCCGCGCTGGCTCAAAACGTTAAGCAACTCAAACCTGATTCGACTGCCACAGCAGCCGCTAACGTAAACTTCTCCAACGGGGCTATCGGGAAATTCTTTATGGGTAAACATTATAGAAAGGAATGGATAACACCCATTACAGCACCCGTATTTGATGTAAACTCCTATAAAGGAGGCCTTGAGATTTTAAAGCTTGGTGGCGGCTTCCAGACAAAGTCAGTACGTCTTCAAGACAGTAATGGTATACAATATAATCTGCGCACAGTAGACAAGTTTCCAGGAGACAAGTTACCCAGCGCATTTCGAGGAACGTGGGTAGACAATGCTTTAAAGGATCAGATCAGTACTGCGCATCCTTATGGATTTCTAGCAGTACCAGTGTTGGCCGATGCAGTCGGTGTCTACCATACCAAACCCAAATTAGTGTATGTGCCTAAAAGTGCTCCATTGGGTGACTTTGCCAAAGCATATGGTGACAAACCTTTTATGATTGAAATACGGCCAGACGAAGATCTGTCTGGTTTCGATCGGTTCGGGAATTCAGAAAATATCGTGGGTACTGATAAAATGTATGAGCACATCATCGAAGACAATGACAATGAGGTCGATCAAAAATCCTTTGCAAAAACACGACTACTAGATGTATTGATTGGTGACTGGGATAGGCATAACGATCAATGGAGATGGGCTGAATATGAAAAAGAAGATAAAGGCTCAATTTTTAGAGCCGTACCAAGAGATCGTGATCAGGTGTTCGTCAAAATGGAAGGACTTATTCCTCGCATAGTGACGTCCAGATTTTTTATCAGACGTATGACTCATTTCGGGTATGAAATTGGAGATCTCAAAGGCTTCAATTGGGCGGCCAGAGACTTAGACCATAACTTTTTAAATGAACTTACCCTAGATGATTGGGTTGAGACTGCACAATATATACAGGATCAATTGCCAGACGAGGTAATAGAAAAAGCCATTAATCAATTACCGAAAGAAGTAAAAGATATTTCAGGTGATCAGATAGTCAGCAAACTCAAAGCTAGACGTAATGACCTAGTGAAATATGCCACAGAATTATATTACAACCTCTCTAGAGAAGTAAGAATTTTTGGGAGTGATAAGCACGAACGATTCTTAGTTGAAAGACTTGATGATCAACGAACTAAGGTGACCGTCTTTAAAACTGAAAAAGACGGAGACTTAGAACAGAAGCTTTATGAGAGGACATTTTTCTCTAATGAGACTGAAGAAATTCAATTATACGGGTTGGACGGTCAGGACGATTTTAGAATATCTGGTCAAGTCAATTCCGGTATAAAGGTCAGAATTGTAGGAGGACCAGATGAGGACATCTTTAATGATGAATCTCAGGTCAAAGGAATGAGCAAGAAGACTATCATTTATGATAATACTTCGGACAGGGATAATATTGAATCAAGTGCCGAAACCAGAATTAAGTCTTCTCAAAAAGATTGGATCAATGAATTCAACAGAGACTATTATGACATAGATTATTTAGGTCCAAGAGTTTCCTTCGAGTTCAACCCAGATGACGGTTTGTTTTTAGGAGCGGGCATCTACTGGGAAGATCAAGGCTTTCGTAGAAACCCAGGATCCGATCACTTGCTTGACTTTAATTTTGCCACACGAACCTCAGGTTTCAACATAGGGTATGAAGGAAACATCTATTCAGCACTAGGGCACAATTGGGATATAGCCATTCGCGCTGATGGTAATAACGATAAGTTTGCATTCAACTACTTTGGACAAGGCAACAGCACTAAAAATGTAAGAGACATAGATTTCTACCGCGTCCAGCTGGCTCAGATTAACTTTTCTACACAGATTGTCAAACGTGTCAGTCGTGCATTCTCTTTAGGCTTCGGTCCTGCCTACCGATCCGTCCGCGTAAATGATGAACCCAACACCATTTTAGGTGAGCCAACCATCAACCCTGAACTTGTATCCACCGAGACAAAACACATGTTCGGAGCCAAATTCTTTACTGACTTTACACTTAAGGATCACCCTGTGCATCCGAGTAAAGGAATTAGTTGGAGAAATGAGTTCGCTTACTGGAATGAGATCGATGGTAATGATATTGATTTTGGTAGAGTAAGCTCAGAATTATCTCTCTACTATACACCTGAATGGTCGTTCAGAATGACCATAGCCAGTAGAACTGGTGTGAGCACTAACGTGGGTAACTACCTTTTCTATCAATCCAACTTTCTAGGTGGACAGGAAAACCTAAGAGGTTTTAGAAGAACTCGTTTCGCAGGAAAAGGAAGCGTATATCAAAATACAGAAATCAGATTGAGCCTAGTGAATATTCACAGCGTCATTCTTAATGGTGATTTTGGGCTGATCGGGTTTATAGATCACGGTAAAGTATGGGCTGATGATGTAAGCGAATCCAATAACTGGCAAAGAACTTACGGTCCTGGAGCCTACTTACATTTTTACGAGCGCCTGGTTTTCTCAGCGCACTACGGTATCAATGAGACATCTGACGATAACACACTATTGGTTAGAGCAGGGTTCTTATTCTAA